TATAATGGCACCTTCTAGTACATTATATTTTATTATTGTACTCAATTAAATAAATGATTGATACCAAATGTTAATTTTGGAAATGTCAGTACCTATCGATACTGTGTATCTAGAGACTTATGTCTGACAAACACAGCCGACTCTTTGGTAGGAGTAGAGTCTAGAACGATAGGATGTACAATAGAGCAAGATGAGATAAAGGGGAATAGAACCGTAGCCATGATAGTATTTGGTCAATATTCAACTAAGATGATAAATTATCAGAAATATGTCAGATTTTCAGTACCGGTACTATGTATCTGTAATACATAAGAAGATGTGTCTTATTGAGGGACAGACTCATTGATATATAAATGATTTCCTTAGTACCAGCCAGGTCTCTCCAGCTTTTGTCCTTCACACCATAGTCCACTAGCTAGATAACAATGTGTTATCCTAATGAGCTATTGTTCACCAGCTAATCTAAAGGCCTGTTCAATTCCTATGAGCAGAGTCAACGCTGTGAGTGTATTTCAGCTCCAGTAGATTTCCATTAGCTGTACTAATGAGTGCATCGATACACAGCATGCTGGACTGAGGTGAGCTACATGATGAAAATAGGTCGTTATTGGGTTAACATGCTGACTACATGTTGCCAAGCAGAGGAAGTGATATTTGCCTTGACTCACTGAAGAATCAACTTGGAAGTTGAATGAGGTAGCAAGGTACTATATAGTAAGTTGGTAGTAGTTGAATTGATAGATACACAAGGACAGAATATATAGGAAAAAAAGATAGAGTTATGTAGAGAGGTGGATATTTTGTTAGTTTATCGTTTCTATTCTGAATTCTAATTAGGATATATTATTATTCATGTAAAACATTGacagtgtttgtttgtgtggatAGTGGGTTAAAGTAATACTTGCGAGCCACAGAGGCAAGAGCAGCAGTCACTCACTCCCACCTCCATCCATACAAACCGGCAGGGACTACAGATGGTTGCTTGTCAATCACCCTCTCCTTTCTAAGAATGTAGCTAGTGGCTAATTAACAGTGTACCAGTGTTGGTCCATCTACAGCTGGAACAACAAGGGAGTCTGCACACTACTAGGCAACAATGGAGGTGCCCACCAGCCAGCCTCCTTAGTCATTAGAAGCCTGCCTAACATCTCCAACACTGAGTGCCCCTTTACTTGGCCTTTGTGAGTCACCAGCACAAATCTGACATTTTGCCTGTCAATCAACTGGGTAAATATTGGTTGCCATGGCGAAAACTGACAATGGAACTATATATTTTTCTTGTCGAATGACATCATCAAGTGATGTTCTGGCTTGTGTTCATAGGATAAAATGGGAGAGAACCTGTACGGTGTGACTAAGTCGCAAACTGTCTGAAACTGTCCTATTAATGTGAGATGTATAGATTTGAATTTATGACACAATATAAGATTGGGTTGTCATGACACTGTTGTTTCACCAGAACAATTTTGAAACTTCTGAAAAACTATGACAATCAGGTAATAACAATTAACAAAGACAAATGACATTTTTGTCAGTGCGAGAACTAATAACAAATATTAGGTTGTTTTAGCAATCCAGTGGATGAATCTACTCTAGAATGCTTGGTTAGTGTTTGCGGACATCGTATGGAGATGTcatgcccatctctctctctcgatgcaCCTCTGGcccacttcctcctccctcctcctttccctcaaTGTGGAGAAAACCTTCCACCTGTGCCCCCCCCATGCCAATCCCACTGCCTGCTGCCTTGCCACCTCTCTGTATGCCGGGTTCCAACCCTGGTAAATCTGTGTTATtgatttgtgagtgtgtgtgtccgtgtgtgtgtgtgtggattatcTGACCTTCACATGGCAGGCATGTTGGTTTCAATCTACCCCTGGACCTCAACATTATTATTTCTGTCTGTGTTGACTTTTCAAGATTGCATCGATATAACTTACTGAACAAAACAGAGGAACACAAACAGCATCGTCTTCCATCTTGACATATTTCTGTGCAGTGAAGCGATGATGATTATGACGACTCTTTTGATTCATTtgatctctgttctgtctctgtttttGTCCTTTCTAAGTGTGTGGACAATTTTTCCCCCCAAATCTATAGAAGtggagttaaaaaaataaaatatatcagAGGGAGAAAAATCAATAAAATATGTTGTTTTTAACAGAACTCTGTGTGAGTGTTTGATTGCTGTCGTTGTTTAATGTGATATGTTGTTGCCTTCTCAGCCCCTGTGGTTGGAAAGCGGGGTTAGGTGAGCTGAGTTTCCTGAGTTTGGTTCCAGCAACAGAGTCAAACCTTTCACATTTGCTTGATGCCACTACAAAGTTGTACATTGGCTTTTTGAACAGGAGTAAACCATGAGGATATTTCAATAGAGAAGAAAACAGTCAGCTGAACGTCCAACATCTAGTAATACATCATCAAAATGACCTTATAGAATTCTATAaattatttacacactttcaaagAGAGTAAAGATCACTGAGAGATGGATGGAAACTGCAGTTTACCAATACATGTCAGAAACAGTTGCCAAATGTTATGCAAATGTTTCTGTTGAGGTGCACAGAGTAGGCCAGTCCCCACTTGTCTTGTTTATGGGATGGGGAACACATTTAATCCAGTGAAAGGGCTATAAGAGGCTGTTTGTTTCCATTTTTGTCAAGTTGTTGTTCTTGCTTCTGGCTGTGAGTGGTACAGGTTCGGGGGTCAGCTTTTGGGTGAGGTCAAAGCTGTGGTAAAACTAAGTGGACACTGGAGTCAACTAAAGTAAACACAAAGTAAACTCGGAGTGTCGTTTTTAAATGCTTTACCTAAACATTAGACTGATGACGATGAGTCGCACCACTCATATTCTAAAGTCTCCTATACATGAAGTATGACATACTGCACTATTCTCTTATTCATCAGAACCCGTGTAAACCATACAAAACCTGCTCTTCTACATATTCTTCTACAAAAACGTTCATAATAAAAATAAACCAAACTTTTTGTACTTGAAACTAATTTCAGCTTAGATGGTTTGAAATGAGAGAGAATCTCAAATGTTGACATTTTATTCCTCGCACATGAACCACTTTGTTGTTAAGTAATTAGCTAACTGACATTCTGTTCAATGAGCACCTTATCATTGTGAAATAGACTGATGGTTTTGCTTTGTTTGTTTCTGTACACTGCATTTTGCTTACTGTTGCATCGCGGTTTGTGCAGACACCAAGAGCGAGGCCTATTTGTCTGCTAAGACAGGCTCGTGTCGTCTTTGACGTAACAGGCGCTGAGATTTGTCTTGTTTTGGAGCGTGGCCTATTAATGAACATTGGAACAtaaatgaaacaaaaaaaaacaagctgACATCTCATTGTCTTTGGAGGGAAGCTTGACATTCAAAGTCACTGTTCGAACAGTCCTGTCACCACTGGAGTTTGTAATGAGAAACAAACGCATGGCAAATATCCTGGACCTGTGTGTGCTTCTGTTGATAGCAGGCCCAATACCAGGTTAGTGTCTTCCAATCATACTAGGCTACCAATATTCtcacaaacaaatatattttttctatGTTCATGATTTTTCAGCATATTCCGTGTCATAATTAATATCTATTATACAATATCCCTAAGCATATTACAGAACATATACATTTACCTAATTGCATGAATTCTGCCTTTCTGTTTTGGCTTCAAGTCTTGCAATATCAAGACTCCTGTTGACAACACTAATGCTCTAATTACTTTCAGAAGTGTATAGAGTCATGAGTTGTTTGTTTGTCAAGATAAGATGACTAAATCTCATTAGTCAGGGAGAAAGTCACTCCAACTCACTAATTTTGACTTTAATAAAATACTGTGATCATCTCCAAATACACCTCAACATTGTGGGCAAGCTTTGTGGCAAATGCCGTTGAACTGAAGGTCTTGCTGTTTTTTTGTCAAAATGAAATATTCTGTCTTAACTTGATGAAGAAGCATTCACTGACTGTGTCCTCACTCAGCCCCATTAAGGATGGTAACAGCAGAGGGGTTAAAGGTGAGGCAGTGGCCCCCTTCACTCACTGTAATGCGGGGTCAGAGTGCCAACCTGTCCTGCCGTTTCGAGGCCACGTCCTACGGGGTGGACTGGTTCAAGATAGAGGGGGCCGAAAAGATCCCCATCCCAGATTCAGCTGGGCAGACGTCCCTGGTGATTACCGAGGTGTCCGTGGAGGATGCCGGTGTGTATTACTGCGAGGTCAACGTCCTACACAGAGATTCAGAGCGAGGGGGCGGCACAAAGCTCATTGTCCTGGGTAAGACAGAAGCaaattagcctggtcccaaatctgtttgtgctatcttgACAACTCATATGGCCATTGCTTGGCATGATAATGACCATAGGATTaagctttttttaaattattattattatatgggaccaggctaagaacTAGCTctaataaaaaatgtatacatcTGCCTTTATTCTTGGAATGTCTTATTGTAACTCATTAGAGTTTCTCATCATTTCTTCTgtctttgtttgtgttgttgttgttgtcattgttgTAATTGTCTCTCATTTGTATCCTTTGAGAATCTGTTTGAACCCAAACGGTTTGCAGGGAGGTTATTACATTTAAACCAGTGGGCTATGCATCACCATAAAGAGGCCTAACCAAGCTCAAATCTCTAAAAATTCTAGTCACATGGAAATTTCCTTTCAGTTCATCTTTTTGCCTGAGTGGATTCGTGACAAATCCAGATATAATCACCATGGTACAATGCATTGTGGATTCTATTGATCTTTGCAGGGAATTGAAACTCACCACAGAACAAGGCAAAGAGGGATCGTGAAATGATTATGTGCAAACCCCTCATGCGAAAGAGAAGGTTCCTCTCAGGGTTTTTCCAGTGGGGTGCACTTTGCAAAGTCCTGCACCATTTACAGAACCATGAGTGTGTTGTTTGGCCACAACTGCATTACCAACATGGTTTGAATAGAATGTTGAAATAGTGAAATATGACATACAGTATAAAAATGGTTCAACGTCAACAATCTGACATATGTCTAACGagcggctggtagcctagtgtaTGACAGCATTgacccagtaaccgaaaggttgctgctttgaatccctgagccgactaaaAATCTGACgccgtgcccttgagcaaagcacttattcctaattgctcctgtaaatcactctggataagagtgtctgctaaattactcaaatgtaaatgtcatGAGATAGATGGTATTGTATCACCCCCTTCCTGTGTCTCCTCCTACCCCTACTAGCACCCCCCTCTGCGCCCCAAATCCTCCTACAGGTCCCCTCGGACCCCCAGACGGACCAGTGGGCTCTCCTCTGCGTCACCGGTGGGTTCTACCCACACCACCTCACCCTAACCTGGACACACCAGAGTGGAGAAGATAGCCCCCACCACTTTATTGGCCGCAACTGCACCATTCACCCTGACTACCATGACGTCAACCAATCACACAGCCTAATTCCAAAGATCTCAACTAATTGGATGGGAGAGTGTTTACAGGTGACGGACAGCTCCAGAACGGAAGTGTATGTAATCAGTGTGCTGTCCCTCCCCCCGCGGGGGTCTGTGGATGCTGGGATCTTCTACACCTGTAGTGTGCAGGATCACCCTGCGCTGGACTCCCCCCTGTCTGCCTCCTTCACCTGGGGTGAGCTTTAGTTAACACTACTGAGAGGCTGTATATTTCACTGGGCTATTTCTCACATGGCTCAAATGTTTTTATACATCTGTGCTTCCACTACACACAGCTTCAGTCAGTCACGGGCCTTCAACGACTGCACATTGAATTCACCCTCAGGTCTGTCATCATCGTGTGAGTTCCATAACTGTATAACTTAACAGTTATGTTTGCATTGCCTTTTTTTTGTCTACGCTCACAGACGCAGACCCCAATGAGGTGATTGGATGCTTGAATATCCTTAAGGTCTGTGTCCTCTGTGGAGTGACTGTGGTGTTTTCCATTGCAAGTAAGTACTGTGTGGTTACACTCACAGGATCTCACAAGGATCATGGGAAAGGTAGTCATGTAAAATCATTGTATGGTCCACGTCTTGAGCATCAGTCAATTGGGTTGTTTTGGATTTTGTCTTTTTCTCCACAGCACTGACAAGTTTGTGTGAGAGACAAAAAAGACCTCGTGTGTCCCATGTCctgtaagtacacacacacaagcatgcatgcacacattctGTTTTACAGCTCTATCTGTTCAGCTATCCATCATGGTGAGAAAAAGTCAACACTGACACACAATCCGTATTTGTCCAAATGAATGTCTTTCAGCAAATAAAGGGAGAAAACAAAGGACAtgtgagagaaagaaaacaaaagGATCTGAACACACCAAGAGCATCCGATTTTCCGTAAATAATAGGCTACCCACGACAGCTTCTACACAGATCTTTACTGCATGATACATTTCCTGATCAGATGGCACACTTTTTATGACAACGAGTATGCTGGGTTTTAACTGAGGGActtttttgggggtggggggtggaccAGTAGTTTTTTTCTATAAGCACATGCCACAgcgctgttttaaaaaaaaaactagctccactctctctcacttgTCCTCACATGATGTATATTCTACCCAGCCCACACATTCTGTAACATCCCCAAATCATAATGCAAAAACTGATGCTATGTGAAACTTTAGGTCTATTGTTTCCGTGTTGAACGGAAGCCATTTTGCAATCGTGCCACTGTGCTGCTGAATGCTTTTAGTAGTCATAATGTACTCTAGTGTCAAAATGAATGTCTCATGGATGGTATGCAACAATCAACTCAACCTCTGTTGGAGGTATAAGCCCTGAATAACCGGATGGAATCAAGTCAAAGCACTTCCTGGTGTGAAAGTATCGAGCCTACGGGTTTATGCTGGTGGTGTGGGCTTTCCTTGCACGTGTATAGTATACATGCACCACCCGTGATACCTTATCAGAGACTATAGTCTCTGTGTAAATATTGGAGATGCTCATCAATTATCATGAGTTACACTGTATTGGGAAGTACGTCTGAAGGGATGGTCATCATGTTAAACATGTTTTGACTCCAAAACAACCTGATTATGTTCAAGTATACCATTGCCAACCTTTTTTTTGCCTGTAATTGTGTAACCAATTCAATACTGGTCCACTATTATCGTATTATTGTTCCTGTAATTGTGTAACCAATTCAATACTGGTCCACTATTATCGTATTATTGTTCCTGTAATTGTGTAACCAATTCAATACTGGTCAACTATTATCGTATTATTGTTCCTGTAATTGTGTAACCAATTCAATACTGGTCCACTATTATCGTATTATTGTTCCTGTAATTGTGTAACCAATTCAATACTGGTCAACTATTATCGTATTATTGTTCCTGTAATTGTGTAACCAATTCAATACTGGTCAACTATTATCGTATTATTGTTCCTGTAATTGTGTAACCAATTCAATACTGGTCCACTATTATCGTATTATTGTTCCTGTAATTGTGTAACCAATTCAATACTGGTCCACTATTATCGTATTATTGTTCCTGTAATTGTGTAACCAATTCAATACTGGTCCACTATTATCGTATTATTGTTCCTGTAATTGTGTAACCAATTCAATACTGGTCCACTATTATCGTATTATTGTTCCTGTAATTGTGTAACCAATTCAATACTGGTCAACTATTATCGTATTATTGTTCCTGTAATTGTGTAACCAATTCAATACTGGTCAACTATTATCGTATTATTGTTCCTGTAATTGTGTAACCAATTCAATACTGGTCCACTATTATCGTATTATTGTTCCTGTAATTGTGTAACCAATTCAATACTTGTCCACTATTATCGTATTATTGTTCCTGTAATTGTGTAACCAATTCAATACTGGTCCACTATTATCGTATTATTGTTCCTGTAATTGTGTAACCAATTCAATACTGGTCAACTATTATCGTATTATTGTTCCTGTAATTGTGTAACCAATTCAATACTGGTCCACTATTATCGTATTATTGTTCCTGTAATTGTGTAACCAATTCAATACTGGTCCACTATTATCGTATTATTGTTCCTGTAATTGTGTAACCAATTCAATACTGGTCAACTATTATCGTATTATTGTTCCTGTAATTGTGTAACCAATTCAATACTGGTCCACTATTATCGTATTATTGTTCCTGTAATTGTGTAACCAATTCAATACTGGTCAACTATTATCATATTATTGTTCCTGTAATTGTGTAACCAATTCAATACTGGTCAACTATTATCGTATTATTGTTCCTGTAATTGTGTAACCAATTCAATACTGGTCCACTATTATCGTATTATTGTTCCTGTAATTGTGTAACCAATTCAATACTGGTCCACTATTATCGTATTATTGTTCCTGTAATTGTGTAACCAATTCAATACTGGTCCACTATTATCGTATTATTGTTCCTGTAATTGTGTAACCAATTCAATACTGGTCCACTATTATCGTATTATTGTTCCTGTAATTGTGTAACCAATTCAATACTGGTCAACTATTATCGTATTATTGTTCCTGTAATTGTGTAACCAATTCAATACTGGTCAACTATTATCGTATTATTGTTCCTGTAATTGTGTAACCAATTCAATACTGGTCCACTATTATCGTATTATTGTTCCTGTAATTGTGTAACCAATTCAATACTGGTCCACTATTATCGTATTATTGTTCCTGTAATTGTGTAACCAATTCAATACTGGTCCACTATTATCGTATTATTGTTCCTGTAATTGTGTAACCAATTCAATACTGGTCAACTATTATCGTATTATTGTTCCTGTAATTGTGTAACCAATTCAATACTGGTCAACTATTATCGTATTATTGTTCCTGTAATTGTGTAACCAATTCAAAACTGGTCCACTATTATCGTATTATTGTTCCTGTAATTGTGTAACCAATTCAATACTGGTCAACTATTATCGTATTATTGTTCCTGTAATTGTGTAACCAATTCAATACTGGTCAactattattgtattattattccTGTAATTCAAAAAATGAACACGCTTTTATTTCAACATCAATGTCTTTATTTGGTCCCACAATAAAACAACGAAGGCCCCACAATCAAACAATGAAGGTTCCACATGTTAGAGGTGTATACAAAATGGGACAGTGAGTGCACATTAATTTCACAAAGCCAATAATATAAATCTATGGACACAATGAATCACAAGTACACACAAAAACCCTCACTTACGCATGTGTGCTCATGCATGCACAAAAACACATTCACACatgcattcccccccccccccccccccccccctctcccacacacacacacacacacacaccaactctgCTCAGTGCTCAAATTCATTGTTCCTTTTCAACATTGTTTCCTTTTCAGCGATACGACTGTGATACTTGTTTGAGGTGCTTATCCGTCAGTGCTGAGAGATGTTGTTCTGATGTGTCTCTCAGATGTTAGAGCTGTTGTTCTCTACAGTTCACCATAACCGCTCCTAGTTGTGTAAATGGGCTTCAACCTTGTGAAATACAATTATAATCAATGATCATTTTCTGTTCTGTTTGCCAATCTTGTCAGGCAACCCAATAGAACAAATGTATTCTCAAACTTATTTCACGCACTGTCACAGTAGGTGTGTACTTATAATACATAATTGGCAATGACTGTACTTGATTCCAGCTAACTGCAGCTAGGCAGTAACTCCCTAATGTGAGCCCTTGTTTTGTGTCTCTCAGGAGGAAGGCAGGCTCCGTGTCTACCATATCCTATCTCTACTCTAAGTAGGAAGTTTGCCCGCCAATGATcaaacagagacacagatacagtaaAATGTGAAAACATAAACATCAGAGCACTCATATCCTGCCACTAGACATGAGGAGCACAACATCTCATTTCAGTTAATACAGGCCTTATTCAATTAACTTCAGATAGCATTCATCTCTACTTGTTTGGGTCCCTTATCTTTCTGAGGCTCGCTCGTTCCATTCCAAGGGGACCAGTGGATGTGACAGCCACAGAACATACACTTGGCCAGCCTGATTCTGGCCCCCTGCAACATACTCCCTAGGGTCCCTCTGACAGCTGAGGAGGAGAAGTAGAAGATGAAGGGGTCCAAGCAGGCGTTGAAGGTGCTGCAGAGCAAGGCCATGTCCCTCCAGTCGGGGTTCTTCCTGGTTATAAAGCCCACAATGTGGGAGACGTTGTAGGGGCCGAAGCAGAAGGCAAACACCAGCAGTGTCCCCAGAGCCAGGCCGATAGCACGGAGGCGTCTGCGACGCCCGATGTGGGGCAGGCCGGAGAGTATGCGGATGAAGTTGATGTAGCAGAAGCTGCAGATGAGGAAAGGTACACAGAATAGAACCAGGCAGAGCTCCAGACGCACAGGCAGGAGGATCGCCAGTTGCTTCTCGCTGAAGTCCTCATAGCAAACATTCCTGGAAGACGCAATGTTGTTGACGTCACTAAGAGGCGCAATGGAGACGTTGGAGAATTCATAGCTGTTGGAAGAGTTGGTTGTGGAACTGAGGGAGTCTTGCGGTGGGTTGTAGTAGGGCATGATGACGACGATGCTCAGGTGGAGGACGGAGAAGACccagataaatacactggccacCACGGCATACAGGGGCCGGCGCTTCAGCGAGTGTTGGATGGGGAAGGCCACGCCCAGGTAGCGCTCCACACTGACCGCTGTCAGGAATAAGGTGCTGACGTAGATAGTCATGTAGAAGAAGAAGCCAGATAAAGGACAGAGGATGTAGGGTAGACTCCAGGTCATATCGTTCGTGACTTCCTGCATCTTGAAGGGCAGGAAGAGCAGGAAGAGGAGGTCCGAGATGGTCAGGTTGAGGAGCAGGATGTCGATGGGCGTGGGTTTTTGCCTTACCTTCTTGCTGAAGGTGTAGAAGGCCACAGCATTGGCTGGGAAGCCCGTCAAAAAGGTGAcaaggtagacagacagacacaacgcAGTATGGCACTCCTGCATGGTGGCCTCGGCGGTGGGTACAGTTACTGGAAGGCACAGGGAGCAAGATCTGTCACATCATCTCAGTGCAGTCTGGGGGGGATGAAAACGTTGCAGCGCAAGGGGCTTGATCTGTCAGACAGTCTGAGGCTTCAGAGGCGAAGGCTGCTTATTGGGTCAACAGCCTGGAACAAACCCGGGTAGACAGCGTGGTTTTCCTGTCTCTGACAATAAACCAACTCATCGTCTCTTCAAGGGCTCCAAGACTCTGATGGCAAGAGAGGATAGAAAGAGATTACAACATGCTACATTACGGTTTCTTACGGCTTTTTGTTACTCACTACTCACCCCTTTTAAGTTTGCCAAGTGGAGGGTGTAATTGAAACAACATCCGTGTGCGCAATAATCAAAATAAAATACTAGCAGATGAAATAGAGTTCAGATTAATGTGAATTTCATGCTAAATAACTACAATAAAAACCAAACACTCGGAGAGGCAATATGGTCAGTGTCTATTGGGAACTGACTGTATACCACTCAGGATGTGTGTGTCTGGCACATGGTTCTGTATACAAACAGTCTCAAACACAACATTATTGCTTCCTGTGTCCTCGTTCTAATACTGTCTTATCATTAGATGGACACCTGTTCTTcttgtacacacaaacacagaacagCTTGTAAATATATTGCCGCTTACGTCCACAAACGGGGGGGACGCGTGGTCTTAGCTGCCACCATTCTTTATCCTAGTTAATATAACAGTGTTTTAATTTCCTGTCCTGAAACGTCTACAATAGGTCAACAATGGATTTAAACAATCTCTGACATCATCAAAGGGAAGTCATAAACACAACACTCACAATTAGGAAAAAGCTATAACTCATTCTACCACAACCAGGGACCAAGTAGCCCTTAGTATAGTCTTGTTCACCAGCCTTGTGCCGTGAGGCTGTCGCTACTCGGGTCAAGCATTCAAGAGAGTTATCATAGCGTGTCTGCACTGAACTGAGCTAAGAAAAACAAATACTAAgatattgttatattatattattatatattattattttatcttACCCTCCATGTACTTACAGCATCAAATAAAGGACAGTATAATAAGGCATGAGCGTAGGTGACAATTAAACCAACATTACTTCCTTGTATTGACCAATGACTAGCTAATATACTGTACGTATGGGAAATTCCTCACACACATTTTTACTGGCCGATTTGATGACAGTCGAGGATTGCCAGCAAGTCAAACAACTCACTGACCTTTATACGAACTCTTCACATTGTTTTGTACTTTTTCTACCATAGATAGCTACGGTAGCACTGACTCTGCACCTTACCACACACATGCTTACACATAAGCtcaaactcacacacatacagtaccactcaagggttttgtctttattttcactatttctacattgtagattaatagtgtaCACATAAAAAcggtgaaataacacatagtaaCGTAGTAACCACACATAgtgaccaaaaaaaagtgttaaacaaatcacaatatgtgactcaccacctggattcagtcttatgtagcaacatttgaatttctgtttttttttacattggataaaagtagagagatACAAAATGGTGTATCATACGCAGCAtgtttgaggaacaatgggaaagtaattctgctttgaaagttgatacacttgtaaactcacttttgagaaaagggacttgttttggtacctACTAGAGAGCTCTCcgttgtctacacccattcaataTTGTTCACgccctcaaatcaaattgtacttgtcacatacacatggttagcagatgttaatgcatgtgtagctaaatgcttgggCTTCCAGATCCGACAATGCAgaaataaccaacgagtaatctaacctaacaattccacaactactaccttatacacacaagtgtaaagggatgaagaatatgtacataaagatatatgaatgagtgatggtacagaacggtataggcaagatgcagtagatggtatcaagtacagtatatacagtggggcaaaaaagtatttagtcagccaccaattgtgcaagttctcccacttaaaaagatgagagaggcttgtaattttcatcataggtacacttcaactatgacagagaaaatgagaaaaaaaatccagaaaatcacattgtaggatttttaatgaatttatttgcaaattatggtggaaaataagtatttggtaaataacaaaagtttatctcaatactttgttatataccctttgttggcaatgacagaggtcaaacgttttctgtaagtcttcacaaggttttcacacactgttgctggtattttggcagtcatgggtgaacagggagtacaggagagggctcagaacacacccttgtggggccccagtgttgaggatcagcggggtggagatgttgttacctaccctcaccaccaaggggcggcccatcaggaagtccagtacccagtcgCACAGGGCTGGggcgagacccagggtctcgagcttgatgatgagtttggagggtattatggtgttaaatgctaagttgtagtcgatgaacagcattctcacgtaggtattcctcttgtccagatgggttagggcagtgtgcagtgtggttgcgattgtgtcgtctgtggagctattggggtggtaagcaaattggagtgggtctagggtgtcaggtagggtggtgatatggtccttgactagtccctcaaag
The genomic region above belongs to Oncorhynchus mykiss isolate Arlee chromosome 3, USDA_OmykA_1.1, whole genome shotgun sequence and contains:
- the LOC118944509 gene encoding natural cytotoxicity triggering receptor 3-like; its protein translation is MRNKRMANILDLCVLLLIAGPIPAPLRMVTAEGLKVRQWPPSLTVMRGQSANLSCRFEATSYGVDWFKIEGAEKIPIPDSAGQTSLVITEVSVEDAGVYYCEVNVLHRDSERGGGTKLIVLGKTEAN
- the LOC110516838 gene encoding free fatty acid receptor 2-like, producing the protein MQECHTALCLSVYLVTFLTGFPANAVAFYTFSKKVRQKPTPIDILLLNLTISDLLFLLFLPFKMQEVTNDMTWSLPYILCPLSGFFFYMTIYVSTLFLTAVSVERYLGVAFPIQHSLKRRPLYAVVASVFIWVFSVLHLSIVVIMPYYNPPQDSLSSTTNSSNSYEFSNVSIAPLSDVNNIASSRNVCYEDFSEKQLAILLPVRLELCLVLFCVPFLICSFCYINFIRILSGLPHIGRRRRLRAIGLALGTLLVFAFCFGPYNVSHIVGFITRKNPDWRDMALLCSTFNACLDPFIFYFSSSAVRGTLGSMLQGARIRLAKCMFCGCHIHWSPWNGTSEPQKDKGPKQVEMNAI